A stretch of Gossypium hirsutum isolate 1008001.06 chromosome A06, Gossypium_hirsutum_v2.1, whole genome shotgun sequence DNA encodes these proteins:
- the LOC107935617 gene encoding allene oxide synthase 1, chloroplastic, whose protein sequence is MASRGAIVEPITSSISDTTLPSETGETKLPVKKIPGDYGLPFIGPIKDRLDYFYNQGRDKFFKSKIQKYQSTVLRTNMPPGPFIASNPKVIALLDGKSFPILFDVSKVEKKNLFTGTYMPSTNLTGGYRILSYLDPSEPKHTKLKQLLFFLLKSSSNRVFPEFEACYTELFKTVENELYEKGQSSFEKPNEQAAFNFLGRAYFGSNPVDTKLGTDGPSLIAKWVLFQLAPVLSLGLPKYIEDLLIHTFPLPSFLVKKDYKRLYDFFYESAGSVLDEAEKMGISREEACHNLLFATCFNTFGGMKIFFPNILKWIGNAGPDLHRSLAKEIRSVIKSNGGELSLGAMEQMPLMKSVVYEAFRIEPPVPAQYAKAKVDLLIESHDAVFEVKKGEMLFGYQPFATKDPIIFERAEEFVPERFMGVEGEKLLKHVFWSNGPETEHPTVENKQCAGKEFLVLISRLFVVELFRRYDTFEIEVGTSTFGAAITIKSLNKASF, encoded by the coding sequence ATGGCTTCACGTGGTGCCATCGTTGAGCCAATTACAAGCTCGATTTCCGATACAACGCTCCCGTCTGAAACCGGAGAAACCAAGCTTCCGGTGAAGAAAATTCCAGGTGATTATGGGCTACCTTTCATTGGTCCAATCAAAGACCGGCTCGATTATTTCTACAACCAAGGTCGGGATAAGTTTTTCaaatccaaaattcaaaaataccAATCGACAGTACTCCGAACCAACATGCCACCAGGTCCATTCATCGCTTCGAATCCTAAAGTTATCGCTTTACTCGATGGAAAGAGCTTTCCAATCCTTTTCGACGTATCGAAagttgaaaagaaaaaccttttCACCGGTACTTACATGCCATCAACCAACCTCACCGGCGGGTATCGGATTTTATCCTATCTTGATCCGTCCGAACCCAAACACACTAAACTCAAACAActacttttttttctcttgaaaTCGAGTAGTAACCGAGTTTTCCCTGAGTTTGAAGCGTGTTACACTGAGTTATTCAAAACGGTCGAAAATGAACTCTATGAAAAGGGCCAAAGTAGTTTTGAGAAACCTAATGAACAAGCTGCATTTAATTTCTTAGGTAGAGCTTATTTCGGTTCAAACCCGGTTGATACTAAACTCGGAACCGACGGTCCGAGTTTGATCGCTAAATGGGTATTATTTCAACTCGCTCCGGTTCTTTCCCTTGGTTTACCCAAATATATAGAAGATCTTTTAATTCATACGTTTCCATTGCCATCTTTTCTTGTGAAAAAAGACTACAAAAGATTATACGATTTTTTCTACGAATCGGCCGGTTCTGTTCTTGATGAAGCTGAAAAAATGGGTATTTCACGTGAAGAAGCTTGTCATAATCTTTTATTCGCTACGTGCTTTAATACCTTCGGCGGCATGAAAATCTTCTTCCCCAATATATTGAAATGGATCGGTAATGCCGGACCGGACCTACACCGTTCATTAGCAAAAGAGATCAGGTCGGTGATCAAATCCAATGGTGGAGAATTAAGTTTGGGTGCAATGGAACAAATGCCGTTGATGAAATCGGTGGTGTACGAAGCTTTCCGTATTGAACCACCGGTGCCGGCGCAATATGCAAAAGCGAAGGTGGATTTGTTGATTGAAAGTCACGACGCCGTTTTCGAAGTGAAAAAAGGGGAGATGTTATTCGGGTACCAACCGTTTGCGACCAAAGATCCGATAATATTTGAAAGAGCTGAAGAGTTTGTACCGGAGAGGTTTATGGGTGTTGAAGGGGAGAAATTGTTGAAACATGTGTTTTGGTCGAACGGACCGGAAACGGAGCATCCGACGGTGGAGAATAAACAGTGTGCCGGTAAGGAATTTTTGGTGTTGATTTCTAGGTTGTTTGTGGTGGAACTTTTCCGACGTTATGATACGTTTGAGATTGAAGTTGGGACATCGACGTTTGGGGCTGCCATTACCATAAAGTCGTTAAATAAAGCAAGCTTTTAA
- the LOC107943790 gene encoding allene oxide synthase 1, chloroplastic, producing the protein MPPGPFISSNPKVVALLDGKSFPILFNVSKVEKKDLFTGTYMSSTNLTGGYRILSYLDPSEPKHAKLKQLLFFLLKSSRDRVLPEFKACYTELFKTVEYEVSEKGKCSFQTPSEQAAFNFLARAFFDSNPVDSELGTDGPSLANNWVLFQLGPIFTLGLPKYIEDLLLHTFPLPSFLVKKDYKKLYDFFYESASLVLDEAEKMGISRDEACHNLVFATCFNSFGGVKVFFPIMLKWIGLAGENLHLSLAKEIRSVIKSNSGKLSLSAMEQMPLMKSVVYESFRIDPPVQFQYGKAKKDLLIESHHAVYEVKEGEMLFGYQPFATKDPNIFERAKEFVPDRFMGVDGEKLLKYVLWSNGPETEHPTVADKQCAGKGFVTLVSRLFVVEFFRRYDTFEVEVGPAPVGVAVTITSLKAASF; encoded by the coding sequence ATGCCACCAGGTCCATTCATCTCTTCAAACCCAAAAGTTGTCGCTTTACTAGACGGAAAGAGTTTTCCAATTCTTTTTAACGTATCGAAAGTCGAAAAGAAAGACCTTTTCACCGGCACTTACATGTCTTCAACCAACCTCACTGGCGGGTATCGGATTTTATCATATCTTGACCCATCAGAACCCAAACATGCCAAACTCAAACAACTTCTCTTTTTTCTCTTGAAATCAAGTAGAGACAGAGTGTTGCCCGAGTTCAAAGCATGTTACACCGAGTTATTCAAAACGGTGGAATATGAAGTCTCAGAGAAAGGTAAATGTAGCTTCCAAACACCTAGTGAACAAGCTGCTTTTAATTTCTTAGCTCGGGCTTTCTTTGACTCGAATCCAGTTGATTCTGAACTCGGAACTGACGGTCCAAGTTTGGCTAACAACTGGGTTTTGTTTCAACTCGGCCCGATTTTCACCCTTGGTTTACCCAAATATATAGAAGATCTTTTACTCCATACATTTCCATTACCATCTTTTCTCGTTAAAAAAGATTACAAAAAATTATACGATTTCTTCTACGAATCGGCCAGCTTAGTTCTTGATGAAGCTGAAAAAATGGGTATTTCACGTGACGAAGCTTGTCATAATCTTGTATTCGCTACGTGCTTTAATTCTTTCGGCGGCGTTAAAGTGTTCTTCCCGATTATGCTTAAATGGATTGGTTTAGCCGGAGAAAACCTACACCTTTCATTAGCAAAAGAGATCAGGTCGGTCATTAAATCAAACAGCGGAAAACTAAGCTTGTCCGCAATGGAacaaatgccattgatgaaatccGTGGTGTATGAATCGTTTCGTATCGACCCGCCAGTTCAGTTTCAATACGGGAAGGCGAAGAAAGATCTTTTGATTGAAAGTCACCATGCCGTATACGAAGTAAAAGAAGGGGAGATGTTGTTCGGATACCAACCGTTTGCGACGAAGGATCCGAATATATTTGAGAGAGCCAAGGAGTTTGTACCCGACAGGTTCATGGGCGTCGACGGGGAGAAGTTGTTGAAGTATGTGCTTTGGTCTAATGGACCAGAGACCGAGCATCCTACTGTGGCGGATAAACAATGTGCCGGTAAAGGTTTCGTGACGTTGGTCTCTAGGCTTTTTGTGGTGGAATTTTTCAGACGTTACGATACGTTCGAAGTCGAAGTCGGACCGGCACCGGTGGGGGTGGCCGTCACTATAACGTCGTTGAAAGCTGCAAGCTTTTAG
- the LOC107943014 gene encoding uncharacterized protein yields the protein MATATNRLLRTSNKPLGHVFSSSSWPSSPLKTVRYTTSKGRVDNKKNCGSNERKPPAVFKPPGATTTVETAADVKRVDRGRELASLMVKAMNGMREMVIKPVLKLRPWRLHVQMVIENGILNCRFFTIFAVVGSLLGSILCFMEGSFLIMVSYLQYFHSLLSKKLDQEHIIHLLIEAIDMFLVGTAMLMFGMGLYIMFVGSKTLKGGAPLPRSNLFGLFHLKTLPAWVEMKSISQAKSKIGHAIMMILQVGVLEKFKGIPIVTSLDLACFAASVFVSSACIFLLSKLSVGISMRD from the exons ATGGCTACCGCCACCAATAGATTGCTCCGTACATCAAACAAGCCATTGGGTCatgttttctcttcttcttcatgGCCTTCATCGCCGTTGAAAACCGTGAGGTACACAACAAGCAAGGGAAGAGTTGATAATAAGAAAAATTGTGGGAGTAATGAGAGGAAACCGCCGGCGGTTTTCAAGCCTCCGGGGGCAACTACGACGGTGGAAACGGCAGCCGACGTAAAGAGAGTTGACCGGGGGAGAGAGTTGGCTTCTTTGATGGTGAAGGCTATGAATGGCATGCGTGAGATGGTTATAAAGCCGGTGTTGAAACTAAGACCTTGGAGATTACATGTTCAAATGGTCATTGAAAATGGTATCCTTAATTGTAGATTCTTCACCATATTTGCTGTTGTGGGATCTTTGCTTGGATCTATATTATGTTTCATGGAG GGAAGCTTTCTCATTATGGTGTCATATTTACAATATTTCCATAGCTTATTATCAAAAAAGTTGGATCAAGAACATATCATCCACCTTCTAATTGAAGCCATTG ATATGTTCTTGGTTGGAACCGCCATGCTTATGTTTGGGATGGGGCTTTACATCATGTTTGTGGGTTCCAAGACTTTGAAAGGAGGTGCTCCACTTCCAAGATCTAATTTGTTTGGTCTCTTCCATTTGAAG ACACTCCCGGCTTGGGTTGAAATGAAATCAATTTCACAAGCAAAGTCAAAAATTGGGCATGCCATCATGATGATACTTCAAGTTGGAGTTTTGGAGAAATTCAAGGGCATACCAATTGTTACAAGCTTGGACCTTGCCTGCTTTGCTGCTTCAGTATTTGTTTCCTCAGCTTGTATATTCCTTCTGTCCAAGCTTTCAGTTGGCATCAGCATGCGAGATTAG
- the LOC107943789 gene encoding wall-associated receptor kinase-like 14 — translation MIHKQPKEPNFIFISILILSFPFIIQSSICNRSCGGNHVPYPFGFSTTCQIPLNCTITAHHHHRHIAGFPILNINQNHIKISIEATCDRPLQALRRLYTQNYAPTSRNAILLQNCTLPSPCMIPSTMVYTHFESLTCSPNNSNISCYSEKKSNGFLDYDKVIGTNCGSFLSSISTESFNESGVLEVQVVELRWWIEGRCSELCSENAVCDEIVSPVNRRPGSYCRCRNGFVGDGYRAGDGCRKASSNCNPARYVSGECGGTARVIMLIGGIAVGASFMICVVLICCLVRKQSSSRTKHSMKRLFSDASGINIPIYTYKEIEKATNGFSEKQRLGTGAFGTVYAGKLHTNSWVAIKRIKHRDTDCIEQVVNEIKLISSVSHPNLVRLLGCSMENGEQILVYEFMPNGTLCQHLQRERGDGLPWPVRLTIATETAQAIAHLHSAIDPPIYHRDIKSSNILLDYNFKSKVADFGLSRLGKTETSHISTAPQGTPGYLDPQYHQNFHLSDKSDVYSFGVVLIEIITALKVIDFSRPPNEANLASIATDRISKGRLDEIIDPFLNPNSNDPWTLSSIHKVAELAFRCLSFHRDMRPTMMEVAMELEQIKLSRWVLGEEINYEGASLEVSPCSSSSNLSEQPLSKGINKNGGVENRNGLFMLQMSHAGFMNLMEKVKDHSPVSVQDPWLSEQSSPSSSYLLNNVTN, via the exons ATGATTCACAAACAACCCAAAGAAcccaattttattttcatatcaaTCCTTATACTTTCATTCCCTTTTATAATTCAATCCTCAATTTGCAACCGATCATGTGGTGGCAACCATGTTCCTTACCCATTTGGCTTCTCCACCACCTGCCAAATCCCACTAAATTGCACCATCACCGCCCACCACCATCACCGCCATATCGCCGGTTTCCCAATCCTAAACATAAACCAAAACCATATAAAAATCAGCATTGAAGCCACTTGTGATCGTCCACTTCAAGCTCTCCGCCGTCTTTATACCCAAAACTATGCCCCAACATCTCGTAACGCAATCTTATTACAGAATTGCACCTTACCATCACCATGCATGATACCATCTACCATGGTTTACACTCATTTTGAGTCCCTTACTTGTTCTCCTAATAATAGTAACATTAGTTGCTATTCGGAAAAGAAAAGTAATGGTTTTCTTGATTATGATAAGGTGATTGGGACGAATTGTGGGTCGTTTCTGTCGTCGATATCGACGGAATCTTTTAATGAATCGGGTGTGTTGGAAGTACAAGTGGTGGAGCTAAGGTGGTGGATTGAAGGACGGTGCTCGGAGTTATGTTCTGAGAATGCTGTTTGTGATGAAATTGTTTCGCCGGTTAATCGACGGCCGGGATCGTATTGTAGGTGTCGAAATGGGTTTGTTGGTGATGGATATCGTGCCGGCGATGGTTGTCGGAAAG CCTCTTCCAATTGTAACCCCGCGAGGTACGTTTCCGGTGAATGCGGAGGAACGGCTCGAGTCATTATGTTAATCGGAG GCATTGCAGTTGGAGCTTCTTTTATGATTTGTGTAGTTCTCATATGTTGCTTAGTGCGCAAGCAATCGAGTTCGAGAACCAAACACAGCATGAAAAGACTGTTTTCCGATGCATCGGGCATCAATATTCCGATTTACACATACAAGGAAATAGAGAAAGCTACAAATGGTTTCTCAGAGAAACAAAGGCTTGGAACTGGAGCATTTGGGACAGTCTATGCAGGCAAACTACATACCAATTCATGGGTTGCTATTAAAAGGATCAAGCATAGAGACACCGATTGTATCGAGCAAGTCGTGAACGAGATCAAGCTAATATCATCCGTAAGTCACCCGAATCTAGTTCGTTTATTAGGTTGTTCCATGGAAAACGGTGAACAAATACTCGTTTACGAGTTCATGCCTAATGGAACATTATGCCAACATTTACAACGAGAACGTGGTGATGGACTTCCTTGGCCTGTTCGACTTACCATCGCTACAGAAACTGCACAAGCCATTGCTCATTTACACTCTGCTATAGACCCTCCTATATACCATAGAGACATCAAATCTAGCAACATACTTTTAGACTACAATTTCAAGTCCAAAGTAGCTGATTTCGGTCTTTCTAGGCTCGGAAAAACCGAGACATCCCACATTTCAACAGCTCCACAAGGAACACCAGGATACCTTGACCCTCAATACCATCAAAACTTCCATCTTTCCGATAAAAGCGATGTTTATAGCTTCGGGGTTGTTCTAATCGAGATCATAACAGCACTGAAAGTGATAGACTTCTCAAGACCACCAAATGAAGCTAACTTAGCATCCATTGCTACTGATAGAATCAGCAAGGGACGTTTAGATGAGATCATAGACCCATTTTTAAACCCCAACAGTAATGATCCATGGACATTATCATCAATCCACAAGGTTGCGGAGCTAGCCTTTAGATGTTTATCATTTCATAGAGACATGAGACCTACAATGATGGAAGTAGCAATGGAATTGGAACAAATTAAGCTAAGTAGATGGGTACTTGGAGAAGAAATCAATTATGAAGGTGCTTCATTAGAGGTGTCACCTTGTTCTTCTTCATCAAATCTAAGTGAGCAACCATTAAGCAAGGGAATTAATAAGAATGGTGGAGTTGAAAATAGAAATGGCTTGTTTATGCTTCAAATGAGTCATGCTGGGTTTATGAATTTAATGGAGAAAGTGAAGGATCATTCACCAGTATCAGTGCAAGATCCATGGTTGAGTGAACAAAGCTCACCTTCTTCAAGCTACCTGTTGAATAATGTAACCAATTAA
- the LOC107943005 gene encoding uncharacterized protein: MELQSVCHSFHAPRFKFPNYRRFSFQSNLKPPITNLTLRTRNPRLQHVSKWSFTREVKKIVCVSGSNSNPISVGVEPFRGKSGSVSFHGLTHQLVEENKLMSAPFQEEKGSLLWVLAPVALICSLIVPQFFLSNAIEAFFKDETLIEIVSSFSFEVMFYIGLGMFLLVTDHVQRPYLQFSAKRWGLITGLKGYLTSAFLSMGFKVIAPLVAVYVTWPVLGFPTLVAVAPFLAGCAAQFAFEMALEKRQSCCWPLLPIIFEVYRLYQLTRATQFIQHFLLLMKDSPRTPEMFERGGALIGMIGTFQALAVVCLWSLITFLLRLFPSRPVAENY, from the exons atggAACTTCAATCCGTTTGCCATAGCTTTCATGCCCCAAGGTTCAAATTCCCCAATTATCGTCGCTTTTCCTTTCAATCT AATTTGAAGCCCCCTATCACCAACCTCACACTAAGAACTCGAAATCCCAGGCTTCAACATGTATCAAAAT ggTCTTTTACACGTGAAGTGAAAAAGATAGTGTGTGTTTCTGGTTCTAATTCAAACCCAATATCTGTTGGGGTTGAACCGTTTCGTGGAAAATCCGGTTCAGTTTCCTTCCATGGGTTAACTCATCAGCTTGTTGAAGAGAACAAATTAATGTCAGCTCCATTCCAAGAAGAAAAAGGATCTTTACTTTGGGTATTAGCACCTGTTGCATTGATTTGTTCATTGATTGTTCCTCAATTTTTCCTTAGCAATGCAATTGAAGCTTTCTTCAAGGATGAGACACTCATAG AAATTGTCTCATCGTTTTCCTTTGAAGTGATGTTCTATATCGGTCTTGGGATGTTCCTACTTGTGACTGATCATGTTCAAAGACCATATTTACAATTCAGCGCCAAGAGATGGGGTCTCATTACTGGACTCAAGGGGTACCTAACATCGGCATTCTTGTCAATGGGTTTCAAGGTTATTGCTCCTCTCGTTGCCGTCTACGTAACTTGGCCGGTACTCGGCTTCCCGACATTGGTTGCAGTGGCTCCTTTCCTAGCAGGCTGTGCTGCTCAATTTGCATTTGAGATGGCTCTCGAAAAACGACAGTCATGCTGTTGGCCCCTTCTTCCTATTATTTTCGAG GTGTATAGATTGTATCAGTTGACAAGAGCTACTCAATTCATTCAACATTTTTTGTTGCTGATGAAAGATTCACCCAGAACCCCAGAGATGTTCGAGAGAGGTGGTGCACTGATTGGAATGATCGGAACTTTCCAAGCCCTTGCCGTGGTTTGCCTTTGGTCGTTGATAACATTTCTCCTAAGGCTTTTTCCTTCCAGACCTGTTGCAGAGAACTATTGA